Proteins from a single region of Williamwhitmania taraxaci:
- a CDS encoding heavy-metal-associated domain-containing protein, protein ITETSGTISPKYQMCKERIESTAKLVKGVASAEWSSDNQLLHVQFDPTKTSVTAIQKALAKVGHDTEKFKASNAVYNSLPECCWYRK, encoded by the coding sequence ATCACCGAAACAAGTGGCACAATATCACCGAAATATCAAATGTGCAAGGAGCGCATAGAATCCACTGCCAAGCTAGTGAAAGGGGTGGCCTCAGCCGAATGGAGTTCCGACAACCAGCTACTGCACGTTCAGTTCGACCCCACCAAAACAAGCGTAACGGCCATTCAAAAAGCCTTGGCCAAGGTTGGACACGATACCGAGAAGTTCAAAGCATCCAATGCAGTTTACAATAGCTTACCCGAATGCTGCTGGTATCGAAAATAA